In Enoplosus armatus isolate fEnoArm2 chromosome 20, fEnoArm2.hap1, whole genome shotgun sequence, the sequence ctgaaagaaaaaaaaaaaggctttcttATTCTTAATGTCCAGCGTGACTCTTGACTTTGCTGTTAAGGAAGACATTCTTCAATGTTCCTCTTTAAATTCAAAAACATATACGCACACGCACAGCCGAGATATCTGCAGTAATAAATCTTTACCAAAGAAAATATATCCGATATTAATGCCAAGATAAGATACAAACACAGTATACATCAGTAGgcgtgtgtgcgcacacacacccacaatgGTTACATGTCCTTAGCCTGTACATAGATCTAAAGAAGActttaaaaacaccacaaacataaataaaaccacTATAAACTCACTTTTCGCCACCCAGTCTCTatgaatataattattttttgaaattcaaatattAGTGACacttaataaaatattcctTACATTCATTATCTGCTTAAGTTTGTAGTTTACAGTATGAGCTTCCTGCACTGTGAAGCAGACATGAACTCATAAACGAGCTGCTGAAGAGATTTCAGCACCACGAGGCTGTGGACAGCTCCCGTCACCGCACAAACACGCACTTcatgaaggaagaagaagaagaagagtttttCATTCACTAAACTGCTCACTGAATTAAAAATTAGCTGAGGAACCAAAgtatgtcaacaacaacaataacaaaactgtGTATTAACACAAAAACTATTGCTCGCAGACGCAGCTCTTATGTCCTGAGATGAAATCGTGCCACACAGTCACGATTTTAATTTAACACAAGACACCGGCGACACCTTGTGGTGAAAATCTACAATTACACACAACACCCATAAAAATCATCTTGGTGCCTCTATTCAGTTATATTATCCATGCAGTTAAAACATAACTCAATTATTTACATCATTACAACCAGTGTAACCTAATGGTATTCCCAATTAACAGTTTAGAATTGCaattagatttgttttatttctgatggtttcagtttatttatcattctttttgtttcctaTAGTTACAAACCCATTTTAGATcagattaatttattttattgtagtGTAAAAATCACCacaacaaaatcagaatcaTGTTAAAAACCATGTGTTTAACTACATCTATTACTATTTGCCAATAGAGGGCAGTGAAGActtgcaaataataataaaacacatggaATCTCCTTCCTCTGACACTAGACAACAACCAAGTAATCTAAATGAATCTAAGTGATCCAACCTAAGTTtagaaataaattaataaagttTTCTGGTGCCACgaaatgctttaaaaatgtttgtagtaatatttgtgaaaacagcagttttctCAATCATGACCATTATTGTATTTGTAGGACATTTTAACCTGTGTGTCAAACTCTTCAATTTGTAAAATTACTAGTATAAAATGTGTACTATACTATTGTTTATAGTATTTGTCCCAGTATAAATAGTTGAAATAATAAGATAAAGTTTGGGCATTATGTGGCCTTACTCGACGTGGCAATATATCTTaaactacatgtgtgtgtaacagcCCCGGCCAAGAGAGCATATTTTTCTCTAGTTGTTGATATCAACACTTAGGATGATTGCAGTGACAGGGGCGgggtgtttacagtgtgttcaGTCGATGATTTGATGCAGAAAATACACCAACAGGAGGATTAACACACCACAGGAACTAACTGCCCAATTTCACTAATGAGGGAGGCTTGGCAGAGCAGCAGGTGTTAGATAAACAATTTTTACATTATAGTCTGATGCTGCAGCCATGCGTATAGATTTATACAGATTTCATACGAGTGCAGACATGTGACTACATGGATAATCTGCTAACTCATTCTAGAAACTTGGCAGCGTCTGCAGGAGTTCAGAGTGCCGGCTTTGTCCTTGCATTGAGATACAGACGCTGACTTGTCCTCTGATGTGAAGACGATACGAGAGAGGTTTAATAAATGATACCAGAAGAAAGGCTGTCTAAAGGCTGGTGACGCACGTATCATCTAATCCAGATTATGCTATGATTAAACTCCCTTTAACGTTGACTTCAAGAAAAATCCACAGGGGATTTGTCACATCTTTGACACCATTTGTGGTTGTGttacaatgaaaatatgagTTAACGTTGGTGAACGACGAGTCATTATGACTTACACCCAGACAGCATTATGTaagatctttgtttttgtcatgtgaCATGTCTCCTTCCACTGTGTCATCTAATCTGGCCTGTGGACTCTAATGTGTAACGTTAAGTGTAGGAGTTACTCCGacctttgcttttcttttctgataaGTTGCTCTCACCTTTGACCTGGATTGTCTTTTACATGAGGGTAGACATACCTGTCATGACTAGTAAAGTATTATTTAACATAAACATCAACCAGTGTGCTTATTGGGGCAATCCAAAGGTGATCATTAACTTAGAAGTTTTCCCTCAGTTGACTTCTGTTCTTGAAGTTTTACTCAGTAAAGTCTGTTATGCTCTGTTTATGTTTCTCTTTCCCAAATTGTAACTCAGCAGTGGATCTTGTGCACTTAAACAGATCATCAGTTGGTGAAAGATAAAGTGCTCTTCAACCATAATccgtttgtttcattttaaaaactcatGCATCTTCATTTTTGCAGAAATCAAATCCAGCTGCAGTTAATATAAAcgtaaatgtttttatgtattttttgtattgttttggaAATTAAAATCCTAATAAGTTCTTCAGGGCTGTAGCTAACATTGAGTAGGTCAAGTCCTCAATATTGTTTCTAGGAATTTGGGGATTTTAACTGACCCTAACCTGAGGAAGAATTTACATTCTACACATGGCAGATTTTTAAGGctcattttagcatctttaacCTTGAGTATTTTAGGCAAAACAATTAATGAAGggacttttattattatttccatatttCTATACCTGAGTTATATTCAATGCGGTAGGCTTGGAAATAGCTACAAGGCCGTCATATACACAGAAAGTACTgttgaattaaataaaatatgaaataaaaatttgAAACGGTCAGAAAATGTTCAGGTGTTTTGGAGTTTATAAGTGATGAGTGCACGACACCGAGGCACCGAAGCTTATGACCCCTGCAAAATGCACTATTTCAATACCTTGCTTTGGAGCTTGTGTCAAATGTTGATTAGCACTTGACTGATGACGTCCAAAGCTTCAAATGCCGCTGTTGCTTCAGAAAGTGCTTCGTTAGTTTGACTTTTTGCCGCTAAACTATATGCTCAGGTGATACGTTCAGTAACAATGATGAGAGGAGACTATTTGAGAGAACTGGCGATGATGTAAATGATATCTTGGTGGGTTGGGGTTGCCCTTGGGgaactcatgacctcagtatttctacatttctgGCTGCGGCCCTGGTGATCTGGCACTCTTAAGGGTCAAAATCTGACACTGATTAACTAAATCTCTCTAAATGTCACGTGCAGCCATGTGTGGTGgggctgctgtttgtgctgcatAAGGTTTTTCAcgacagatgtttttcttttttacaccaTCTGTCTGTGACTAGCATTAGGTTTAACACACTTATCGTTAGTATTCAAACACCTTCACCTCACCTTGCGGGTGGCTGGTGATCTAAATCCTGACTCTACTGAATGTAAAAGGGTTGCAGTCAGACTTATTTGTACAGTGTAATGGGAGAAAGCTCAATGAGACTATATCTGTCTGTGACAAGTCGTTCTGTTTTCTACCGGCGAGCTATTACTGCTGCTTCTATCTACAGCTCTGACTGAATTAGATCACTAGTCCACAGACACTGTCTCTAATCAGCTGTCTGTCAAAAGGGACACTGTTTCCAAGAATTTGATGCTAATCTGTCGGATTCCTCAGTCTTTCCTGAGAAAACCCCTGATCAGAGGAGTTTATGAGGAAGTACATGATTATGCCCAACATAATGAGAAGAGCTTGTTCGTGTGCTGGAAGGACATCCGACACTGAAGAGTCGCCGTGTGATTACGGgagtcttgttttctttttacaaattcAACTTTTCAGTTTACATCTAAGTTCAGCTTcttttttagacttttagaaAGTAAAATGTCAGACTTAAAAAATAGGaaataatacacacaaaaatacacaatccAAAAGATTTCATTTAAACGTATGGGTCTCCTTTGTGATGTAACAAGACTCtacagtctacagccacgctaacAGCTCTGTGCGGCTGTGCATatgcacagtggtgctttgagctaaatgctaacatgctaagcaggtataatgttagtttagcttgttaacatgctagcatttgccaattagcagtATGACAGAAAGTGTTGCTGCTAAttagaatgtcattagtttttgcaggtatttgggcctaaagttttggacaaatcaacactttgatctgatgatggcgctagatgacaGATCttcaattcatcctgaggggaacatgaatgtttgtgccaaaatttcatagcaatcctTCCAATAATTCTTGagacatttcaccaaaaaaacagaaatgtcaacctcatggtggtgctagaggcagagtcaggggatcactacagtcggtaggattcatcctctggggaccatgaagtAGTGCACCAACTGACTCACATTATTCTAATGTAGTCAACAGGACTATTTGTAGACGGCTCTGAATCTGCGTGACTGTTGCTCATTAGGACCGACTCCTCCTCTGTTATTACGGGCTGCCATTGACAGAGAGAGGATTTCACCTGCTGACGACTGCCTGGCAGGGACGTCAGCCGCCTCTGAGGTTAGTGTGACAGAGACTTTGTCTCACTGCGGCTTATTTCTGGAGTGCATGTATTTAGCAGCTCAGAGATCAGagtgttgcagtgttttcttctctgtggcCTCACAGACTCTTTAACACTTAAAGGTGGCTCATGTTTAGAATAGCTTTCATGTAATCCAAGGAAATGGCTACAACACAGcaaaagacatttaaatgctGGCATTAAATTATGCCATTACTAGTTGGTGTCAGCAGGGATTTAATTCCTCACATTTCTCAGTCTTAGTCTACCTGCATAACTTCTTATCTGTCATTCAACCTACCTATGTTCCTAAGATTGATCTCTTTAAATCTTTGATATCTGGTCTTTACTCATTGCACATGGAGGGAAATACAGACAAGGCCAGAGTCTGCAATTTGTCTTACTAGAAAGGACTGTGCAACTCAGCTCAATGTAAAAACTGCTAAATAAGTTCTATTAAGTGAATCTGAACTAGAATACACCATAAAACGTTAATATGAGTGTCTCCATGGTAAGGTAATATGAGATAAAAATCGGCCACACTACCTCTTTATTAGTAGATGCATTTAAATAATAAGTTCACTTAGAAAAGGCCACTTTGCCTCAGGTGTTGACTATAGTATAATTGCATAATACAGTCTTAACACAGTGACTGACTATATTTACATACGTTACATCACCTCAAACTGTCTtcccaacaaaaacacaattgattaatctgcttaGCTTGAGACAGGCCGTGTCGTGAGAGGGCTTCTCTGGACGCTGGTCAACGGTCAGCTCACTTATTCACACTGAAAAGCACTTTAAACTAGATGGAGCagcaaaacaatgtgtttattgtaaGTGGTCAAACACGGACGGAGGAGCAGTGCAGGTTAAATACAAATTGCTGTAGAAAGAATGCAATCATTTGACAATGGATAAATTACCTGCAACACATTTTTGTAGATTTACACAAATCAAACACGAGGCTGCTGCGACGGCTCCAAATGTAAAGATCGTCCTGAGTTTCAGCTACTGTCCACATGTGAAAATATTACAACTGTACAGACGTCTAAATGGTTCATTGATGTTTACAACACCTTATCAACAGTATGAGGAACCTATCTTAAGTGGAAATGATGGTTTTGGAGTTTTTTCCAGAACATTTtgagtttcctttttttattttgacttctTAATAACCGGATCAACAATCTTCTGCCCAGTGAGGAAGTGCCACACACCGCCTCGGTAGAACTCATTTCCAAATGAGTAGAGGAGAGCGTTGAAGATGGGATTTGTCTTTGCGACAACTGGAAGCACCTGCGAGGGGAAACAAGTGTTTCCATCATTCTACAAGTACTTGCTTTAAAGGGCAGTTTGAGTATATTACAACTTGGGCCTCAtcttttttgtagttttgaccgtcatttctatcagttatgagAACAACGTATTCAACAATTGCTGATGTAAGAAGACGATGACATCGCTACAACAAAGTCCCAACAGAGTAGGAAACATGAGATTATCAGACAcgttgtaaacaagccaacagtttagccagattaccaaaatattttccaaaccactttatttggaagTAAAATTGAAACTGagcacaacagaaatgtgatggatgtttacaacaaacattttaagtaataattttgttgtttgcctttattttttcttgacAAACCTGGAGGTTCATTTAAATCCTGTATGATAATTGGACTTCTTTTTTAGCAACAttgctgtgttcccagatctcagtaattaacttggtgagtacaatgaTATTATTACTCATAGGAATGATGGCCAAGACTACAAAATAAGACCCATTTGGAATAAACTGAAATTATCCTTTAAACAAAGTCAGAAATAACATGACTTCTACATCATTTTGACTGTATTTTTCCCCACAAACTGTTGGATTGAATTAAGCTAAATAAATACTCACCATTCGTAGCTTTGGAGATACGACCTTCACGTTCTCGAAGCAGGCGTAGATGCACATGAGGACGTAGGGGCCCCAGCACATCAGCATTACCCTCAAGGGCAAACTGGTGTTAAACTAGGAAACAAAGTTCATTGTGTTACTGTAGATTAACACATGTAATATAGTGGCTTTAGAGTAAACAATATTCAGCTAGAAATAAGACAACAACATTTCAATTTAGTCAGTTAGAGCTTGATATGTTGCACTGAAGTTTccgagagagagaaggacaagaTGAAACGGTGAAGGGTGAAATGTAAGTTTAGATGACTTCTGCTCATTATCTGGTAGCTTGTGTGAACAGGCTGAGGCGAGGAAATGTATAAACCAGGATGTATACGAGgcatgtgactaaaacagtctttgtgctaagctgaGCTTATTGCCTacaggctgtagcttcatgtttactgtacagacacgagagtggtatccaGTTtataactctcagcaagaacgtgaaaaactgtatttcacaaaatgtctaactattcaTTAACATTCAAGCAGTTcagaaggagaaagaatgaACTAAGAATTAAGTAGACTTTATCTGATctaacatcaaaacaaaaagaaacagtggaGTGTACTGTTGCAGCACATGTACCCTGTGGTGATGAACCTTCTTGAAGTGTTTGTAGATGGCATTGTAACATGACAACATGGTGTAGGCTGGGAACATCAGGTAGAGCAACACCAGAGTTAGCATGTAGGTCACATAGTCcctgatgaaaagagagagacaggaaaataatatgtaatatggtaaatatttgtcaaaatgcTACTGATAGCTGCATTTCCTATACCTAGTGTAGATGCCACCATTCCAGTTTTAGTATCATTCctatgtttattatttaattatttaccTGTCCCCTCTGGTGTAGTCCAGCGTGCAGCAAGTCCTCATAGGCTCGAAGTCATAGACGCCCCATCCCATGAGAGGAACAGCAGCCCAGAAGATGGACAGAATCCAGATGATGCCGCTCATCGTCAGAGTCGTGCTCCAGAAGAGCTTCTGTCctacagaataaaaacatgcataacATCATTTGGATGTGAGTAAACATTTGATTAGAAGTTTAATTTGTTCGTTTAGATATATCTAATGACATGTGTGTTGACATGTTTCTGCTTTTCACCAGAAACAAAAGCAGGTGTGACTGAATCTAAAGCATTCAGTCTGTCATCCAGCAAACTTAAAGATAATATTTGCTCttctttaagctctgttttggtgAGGCTGTGAAAAAgatctgcctctttagctgctgaatgctccactatgttcgccagctagtcgctaactctgtctctctgctgtttggtgctcaAAACCCCTAAAACGCTCCGTAGATTTGAGGGTGAAGTGCAGAGTTGGTGATTCTCAACATAATGATTAGAGCTGCTTGAGCTTacaaaatcaacatttaattATGTTTAAAACTACTAAATACAactgttattttaatgatttcattCAGGGAGTATTTGTGATTTATAATGGACTATATTTTGCTCTTCTGGGCAGTGAGTTGAACTTTACTGTTCTCACTGGTGCAGTACTGGTGTTGTGTTGTACTCACTGGTGCAGTACTGGTGATATCTGTCCCAAGCGATGGTAGCCATGAAACTGATGGAGGCCAGGACCGCTATCATCCCCTGAAAACCGTGATAGCCACATCCATCTTGACCAAATGGCCAATACCtagaaaagacaacaaaacgTGATTATGCTCCAGAAACACGGTGGtcacaaaataatgattttacGCAGCTGATTCAGATGAACtcactggttcccaacctttctgGCATTTTGctcttctcagattgttttatttggcaATAAGTTTGTGGTTAATTGTTTGTTAATACCACTAAAGcacattataaaatgaaataataggCAAAACCTGTAACATCACCTGATCTTGAGGACCCATTGTCTGACTCATAATCTAGTTTTAaggcctttttttatttcagttcattgtGCTTACATGGTTAATGTTActtaataaatgtgtgtttaatacaCACGCAATACATACACCATGGCCTCTTAGCGGGTTAATCCAGCCCTGCTGACTCCAGGTTgggaacaaattaatataatatgtaagAGGTTTAAACAGGACAAAACAATTGTACTTAAATGTTGCTACATTTCAATTAAGATCCTGTTAGGTAACGTCCACCAGGATTTCCTGAGAAATGTGAACTTTACAGACTTTACAGTGGATTGTGGATTGGATTATGAAACCCAAAGGCTTATTTAGCTTGTGCTACCCATTGGCTAATAATGAATACTGAGCCTACTAAGAATGGTAGTACCCCCaccatgataaaaaaaaaaacctgtcctCTGTGATTGATACCTGAGATAGCTCGCATACGCAGCCGTGAGACCATTAATATTCAAAAAGATGTCCGCAACAGCAAGATTGAACACAAAGAAGTTACTGGGAGTCCGCATCTCCTTCACTGTGAGGAAAGAGACGATGCTGATGGCATTGAGGAAGAACCCGAGCAGGCctgaaaaaataagagaaatgtCCCTTTAATTTCTGTTATCAGTCTGAATTCATCAGCACAGTCATGTCACCCTCATGAAACAGCctgtattataatgtattttaaaaaacatatagCTTTACCATTAGAAGTAAACAACTGGAGTTTAGactaaaaaattaaataaaataaaagaatgcaTTGCTGTGATTTTCAGAAACTTAAGATGCAAGAACAAACGCTTTCGtggtgaactgtccctttaattCTCATAGAAAGTCGCCTCCCTGTGTGCTCGGTCCACTTACCGCCAACAAACAGCGCTGAGCCGAAGGAAAACATGTCGAACTCCGTGAAGCCCTCCGGTAACGTGTAGGCTGCCATGTTGAAATGCACAAATGAGACTTTTTGCACAAAAAGACAGGTCCCGTTCGTGTTGTGTAGCGCACCACCGTCTCCGACAAAATGTCGCCTTATAAAGGCTCTTTCACGTGAAAGGGCATGAAGAGACTTATCTTAATAAACCCCCTTTTGCAATCCCCCGAAGAATGTCCTAACGAGCCAAACTTCCTGCAAGTTTGCGATCGCCTAAAGTTTGCGCGTCTGCGGCGCAAGTCTTTGATCTAAAGTGCGTAAACTGCGATTTTAGTGAATTTGTTTAGGTTTCTGCAGGAAACCTGGAGAGACGAACTTCCCCCACAACTCCTTTACTTTATTCAGCTGTTGTTGCgataagaaaagaagaatggAAACatgggaaatgttgtttttaaacaaagtaaTGTGATAGGCTGAATTTTAGATGTGGTCACTCTGAGTTGTGAGACAGTTGATCagcccccccaacacacacacacacacacacacacactctaactcTTAAATGtactacacacactcactctgttCAGTGGTTTAGAGCAGGTTTAaattccacttttctttttatttaatgttttattttcctagAGAACATGTTTTGTTAAGTGTCAGAAGAGGCAATGATGGAATGATAACAACACCGCTGTCGTTTAACGTGTTTTTTACTCGCACGTCTGTCCCTCCTCTGAGTGTTTCTTTGGGGGGAGTTTTCCCTCATCTGAATCAAGAGTCTAAGGATGGAGGGTATTGTGTTCTggacagattgtaaagccccttgatgCACATTTGAGGCTATAAATAAAATTggctggactttttttttttaatgctcaaATTCAGGAAATCTTTCCACCATTGTATTATTATTGGACTGATTTTCTTGACTTCATCTgttaaatgtaaacagaagctgcaaatttgactttgaattatgtttttttcagattgtctccacagtaaaatgagaaaattgtgaaaacaaTTTATGTTCAAACTGcatacatacgtacatacaTGTGTATTCATAGACATGAATGAATTATGAAGGTTCAGTGATATGTTGTATGGTGTGTAGTAAAGTTGGTTTGTAGAGCAGAGATTTTACAGAGTCTGAACTCACGCCACATTACATCCTGGTGCAGCTTCCTCcctgttaaaaacaaaccaaaacttCCTTGGATCATCAGCCATGCATGTAAAGTAAACTGCACCACAGATCTCAGTCATTTGGACATAAAACAACcaactttgtttattttttccaacaTTTATTCCAACTGCTATTATAAACAAGCAGTGAAGGACTTTGCACATATTTGTACTTTGCTTCTTCCTCTACAGCCGTACTTACCTTATTTGATTTTTGGGTGGTGCGTTGAACAAGCTCAGCTGCAGGGACAACAGTGCAACAGTATAACATCTTTAGTTAACTTTTAATGAATACATCGTTTCCACTGAGCATCATTTGTAATCTTTTCACAATAACTTCAAGGGTTAAACTGACAATTTACTACAATCTCAACAGATAACTCTTACTAGCTAtattaagtgtaaaaaaaaaaagtctgtgaaAGCATCAGGACCTTTTTCATTTACTCGTTTATCTGACTTGAGCTGTTGATCCAAATAACCCTAAAAAAACGAGGACAGCGTAGATGTGACCTTTGGCTCTCGCAGCAGCCTgaatctttttaaaatgtaacatttggGCAGAGTCTGATTGCACCAC encodes:
- the rgrb gene encoding retinal G protein coupled receptor b, translating into MAAYTLPEGFTEFDMFSFGSALFVGGLLGFFLNAISIVSFLTVKEMRTPSNFFVFNLAVADIFLNINGLTAAYASYLRYWPFGQDGCGYHGFQGMIAVLASISFMATIAWDRYHQYCTRQKLFWSTTLTMSGIIWILSIFWAAVPLMGWGVYDFEPMRTCCTLDYTRGDRDYVTYMLTLVLLYLMFPAYTMLSCYNAIYKHFKKVHHHRFNTSLPLRVMLMCWGPYVLMCIYACFENVKVVSPKLRMVLPVVAKTNPIFNALLYSFGNEFYRGGVWHFLTGQKIVDPVIKKSK